A single Crateriforma conspicua DNA region contains:
- a CDS encoding TolC family protein produces the protein MLLPRARIFDRYRCLHSRWIVACLVIMGGCRGHRPAWQIAQSSVPVKPSAASVQPVPSPTDASIRGADTIAGAAAGKHGSPWRLASHESASDVTADDAAFKQQWDPLTGGDQRFATIGGPELWTGGGGADGLPPRRPISEAEMLTIALTDAPAIRSLGIRVLSNPESLTTAYDRAIEVTDPFFGPAAALAEFDSQLSASLNTANNDRVFNNATLGGEVQELVQDTAEATIGWQKRSVSGAVFDIQRVHLYDNNNRQGNRFPNYWESYFEAGVRQPLLRGAGRTFNEIAGPNASPGFNFSNGILIARMNTQISDIDFRIALRDFVQELYATYWTLRREYQSLESLLEAKQMAYETWQSTLARREADLQGGEADKEAQARSRYYQLRRQIINVLDADQPQSGLLVTERRLRQMLGMPINEGTILFPVDPPADVKYVFDFPALVQRGLSYRDELRRQSIRVQQERYRLIAAKNFLLPQVDLIGRYRVRGFGDDLFGDGLDRFSSAFDDFYSFDHQEWQFGLEMGVPVGRRQAKAAVANAKLQLNRQLTILDQQQTALRTEISDAYSEVDAAYDALTVSKEILDASQDRYDASLALYENDKIQIEFLLDAQQELVRSQQQMAEDQSRYSLSLIQLNAVTGTLLTDLGINVAYGPCGTQESLVEDHP, from the coding sequence GTGTTGTTGCCGCGTGCACGAATCTTTGATCGCTATCGCTGTTTGCACAGTCGATGGATCGTTGCATGCCTGGTGATCATGGGCGGATGCCGAGGCCATCGACCCGCTTGGCAAATCGCTCAAAGCAGCGTTCCGGTCAAACCATCTGCTGCATCGGTACAGCCGGTTCCATCGCCAACCGATGCGTCCATTCGTGGTGCCGACACAATCGCCGGAGCGGCTGCCGGCAAACATGGAAGCCCTTGGCGACTGGCGTCCCACGAGTCCGCCAGTGATGTCACCGCCGATGATGCCGCATTCAAACAACAGTGGGATCCGCTGACCGGCGGTGATCAACGATTCGCAACGATCGGCGGTCCGGAGTTATGGACGGGTGGTGGTGGCGCGGACGGGTTACCGCCAAGGCGACCGATAAGCGAAGCCGAAATGCTGACCATCGCGTTGACCGATGCGCCGGCGATCCGTTCGCTGGGGATTCGCGTTCTGTCCAATCCCGAATCATTGACCACGGCGTACGATCGGGCGATCGAAGTCACCGACCCGTTCTTTGGGCCCGCCGCCGCGTTGGCGGAATTTGACAGTCAGCTTTCCGCCAGTCTGAACACGGCCAATAACGACCGTGTTTTCAACAACGCGACGCTGGGCGGTGAGGTTCAGGAACTGGTGCAGGACACCGCCGAAGCGACAATCGGATGGCAAAAGCGGTCGGTCAGTGGTGCGGTCTTTGATATCCAGCGGGTGCATCTGTACGACAACAACAATCGGCAAGGCAATCGGTTTCCCAATTACTGGGAATCCTATTTCGAAGCCGGGGTGCGTCAGCCGCTGCTGCGTGGTGCCGGGCGGACGTTCAATGAAATCGCCGGACCCAATGCCAGTCCTGGATTCAACTTTTCCAACGGCATCTTGATCGCAAGGATGAACACGCAGATCAGCGATATCGATTTTCGAATCGCGTTGCGTGATTTCGTTCAAGAACTGTATGCCACCTATTGGACGCTTCGCCGAGAGTATCAGTCGCTGGAAAGTCTGTTGGAGGCCAAGCAGATGGCCTACGAAACTTGGCAATCGACCCTGGCACGACGCGAGGCAGACTTGCAGGGTGGCGAAGCCGATAAAGAAGCTCAGGCACGTTCCCGCTACTATCAACTGCGACGTCAGATCATCAACGTGTTGGATGCGGACCAGCCACAATCCGGACTACTGGTCACGGAACGTCGGTTACGACAAATGTTGGGTATGCCCATCAACGAAGGCACGATTCTGTTTCCCGTTGATCCGCCGGCCGACGTGAAATATGTGTTCGATTTTCCTGCGTTGGTGCAGCGAGGTCTCAGTTATCGCGATGAACTGCGGCGACAATCGATTCGCGTTCAACAGGAACGTTATCGTTTGATCGCGGCAAAGAACTTCTTGTTGCCACAAGTCGATCTGATCGGACGATATCGCGTTCGCGGGTTCGGCGACGACCTGTTCGGTGACGGTCTGGATCGTTTCAGTTCCGCGTTCGACGATTTCTATTCGTTCGACCACCAGGAGTGGCAGTTCGGGCTGGAAATGGGCGTTCCCGTTGGTCGACGCCAGGCAAAGGCAGCGGTGGCTAACGCGAAACTGCAGCTGAATCGACAGTTGACAATTCTGGATCAACAGCAAACCGCTTTGCGTACCGAGATCAGTGATGCGTACAGCGAAGTCGACGCGGCCTATGATGCGTTGACGGTGTCAAAAGAAATCCTAGACGCTTCCCAAGATCGGTACGACGCATCGTTGGCGCTGTATGAGAACGACAAGATTCAGATCGAATTCTTGCTGGATGCTCAACAGGAATTGGTGCGATCACAACAGCAAATGGCCGAAGACCAAAGCAGGTATTCCCTGTCATTGATTCAGTTGAACGCGGTGACCGGGACCCTGTTAACCGATCTAGGGATCAACGTCGCTTATGGGCCATGCGGTACACAAGAATCCCTGGTGGAAGATCACCCCTGA
- a CDS encoding efflux RND transporter periplasmic adaptor subunit, whose translation MSLFSAAQTSQCRSLLPKAFCDLDLTGCTVLAIMSCVFAGHVIGQTPPESSVSASPSPESTTTSAIIRVDAQTSLIQNTTLASPISGIIQSIHVREGDSIEPAALMVQFADEEINAEYQAAKAAYEAAVIESRNDVDARYAQRSLDVHQQELQKSQQANQRFAGAISGTEIERLQLVVDQSTLAIEQADQQREIATAKAKEKLAAVRLIETRLTKHHYQSPIGGRVAEVMVEPGQWVEQGKPLVRVISLNPIRVECFVDGQRYGDELLDAKVEFRLRATSMAGGATPSMASAATPMTASSGPETWTGNVTFVSPELHPVTGQTRLWARIDNPDRRLRAGMKGTMSIEMGPVPR comes from the coding sequence ATGTCATTGTTTTCCGCTGCCCAAACAAGCCAATGCCGATCGTTGTTACCCAAAGCGTTTTGCGATCTTGACCTAACCGGCTGCACCGTGCTGGCCATCATGTCGTGCGTTTTCGCCGGCCATGTGATCGGGCAAACGCCACCGGAAAGCAGTGTCAGCGCAAGCCCATCGCCGGAATCGACCACAACGTCAGCGATCATTCGGGTCGATGCCCAAACGTCGCTGATTCAAAACACGACGCTGGCATCACCGATCAGCGGGATCATCCAAAGCATTCATGTCCGCGAAGGCGATTCCATCGAACCTGCAGCATTGATGGTTCAATTTGCCGACGAAGAAATCAATGCGGAATATCAAGCCGCCAAAGCCGCCTACGAAGCCGCCGTCATCGAAAGCCGCAACGATGTCGACGCTCGGTACGCCCAAAGGTCGCTGGACGTTCATCAACAAGAATTGCAAAAGTCACAACAGGCCAACCAGCGTTTCGCCGGAGCGATCAGCGGAACGGAAATCGAACGATTGCAATTGGTCGTCGACCAATCCACGCTGGCGATCGAACAGGCGGATCAACAACGGGAAATCGCCACGGCTAAAGCAAAGGAAAAACTGGCGGCCGTTCGTCTGATCGAAACCCGTTTGACCAAGCACCACTATCAATCCCCCATCGGCGGTCGCGTTGCCGAAGTCATGGTCGAACCCGGTCAGTGGGTGGAACAGGGCAAACCGCTCGTTCGAGTCATCTCGCTAAATCCGATTCGTGTGGAGTGCTTTGTCGACGGTCAGCGTTATGGCGATGAATTGCTAGACGCCAAGGTGGAATTTCGCTTGCGTGCGACCAGCATGGCCGGTGGTGCGACCCCCAGCATGGCCAGTGCAGCGACCCCGATGACCGCATCGTCGGGCCCCGAAACATGGACCGGGAACGTGACCTTTGTTTCGCCGGAACTGCACCCGGTCACCGGTCAAACACGTCTTTGGGCACGAATCGACAACCCCGACCGACGGTTGCGTGCCGGCATGAAAGGAACGATGTCGATTGAAATGGGACCGGTGCCGCGTTGA
- the hisH gene encoding imidazole glycerol phosphate synthase subunit HisH gives MITIVDYQMGNLRSVQKAIERVGGQAEITSDPQTIAGAQKLILPGVGAFGDAMDEIHRRDLAAPIRDFVASGRPFLGICLGLQLLFDRSTEHGEHEGLGIISGDVVRFELDDSYKVPHMGWNQVQRKNDAPILKDIPDGTHFYFVHSYYVRPDDPDVVALTSDYGGPFCAMVWKENVYACQFHPEKSQADGLKLLSGFNDLPVAGTVAS, from the coding sequence ATGATCACGATCGTCGACTACCAGATGGGCAATCTGCGGAGCGTCCAGAAAGCAATCGAGCGTGTCGGCGGCCAAGCCGAAATCACATCCGACCCACAGACGATCGCCGGAGCCCAGAAACTGATTCTGCCAGGGGTCGGTGCCTTCGGTGATGCTATGGACGAAATTCATCGTCGCGACTTGGCCGCGCCGATTCGCGATTTCGTCGCCTCGGGCCGGCCATTTTTGGGGATCTGTTTGGGATTGCAGTTGTTGTTTGACCGCAGCACCGAACACGGCGAACACGAAGGTTTGGGGATCATCAGCGGCGACGTCGTTCGTTTCGAACTGGACGACAGCTACAAGGTTCCTCACATGGGATGGAACCAAGTCCAACGCAAAAATGATGCCCCGATTTTAAAAGACATCCCCGACGGCACACACTTTTACTTTGTCCACAGCTACTACGTACGCCCCGACGATCCCGATGTCGTCGCGTTGACATCCGACTACGGCGGTCCGTTCTGTGCGATGGTGTGGAAAGAAAATGTTTACGCGTGCCAGTTCCACCCGGAAAAGAGCCAAGCGGATGGACTGAAACTGTTGTCCGGTTTCAATGATTTGCCCGTTGCAGGTACGGTCGCCTCATGA